The following coding sequences are from one Achromobacter sp. B7 window:
- a CDS encoding class I SAM-dependent methyltransferase — MSAPELHWVENDVPHSARWRSETGATPPKRVVVVDDKLTADMAYRQACEGAGLLWRGDFQNARQLLLAMTRRVDKRPRKPVETMLEAFNQHRQIQSQRARILGMLLIPFDAGHGISLRRAPDARQACEEAHGPADEPYVASLRELLGLIGAFEWRKKGVEIPALNNRIHPHYGVFSPLRGEYVDLVANTPMPRGSVAFDIGTGTGVLAAVIARRGGKRVIATDQDPRALACARENLERLGLDKQVDVVDADLFPEGRVSLVVCNPPWLPARPSSPVEQAVYDPDSRMLRGFLNGLPAHLTPNGEGWLILSDLAEHLGLRTREQLLEMIATAGLRVIERLDTRPTHARAKDPSDPLYAARSKEVTSLWRLGAAA; from the coding sequence TTGAGCGCCCCCGAATTGCACTGGGTTGAAAACGATGTCCCCCATTCCGCCCGCTGGCGCTCTGAAACCGGCGCAACGCCGCCCAAGCGCGTGGTGGTAGTGGACGACAAACTGACCGCCGACATGGCGTACCGCCAGGCGTGCGAAGGCGCGGGCCTGCTGTGGCGCGGAGATTTCCAGAACGCCCGCCAGCTGCTGCTGGCCATGACGCGGCGCGTGGACAAGCGCCCGCGCAAGCCGGTCGAGACCATGCTGGAAGCGTTCAACCAGCATCGCCAGATCCAATCGCAGCGCGCCCGCATCCTGGGCATGCTGCTGATTCCGTTTGACGCCGGCCACGGCATTTCGCTGCGCCGCGCGCCCGATGCGCGCCAGGCCTGCGAAGAAGCGCACGGCCCGGCCGACGAGCCTTATGTGGCGTCGCTGCGCGAGCTGCTGGGCTTGATCGGCGCGTTTGAATGGCGCAAGAAGGGCGTTGAGATCCCCGCTTTGAACAACCGCATCCATCCGCACTACGGCGTGTTCTCGCCGCTGCGTGGCGAGTATGTGGATCTGGTGGCGAATACGCCGATGCCGCGCGGTAGCGTGGCGTTCGATATCGGCACGGGCACCGGCGTGCTGGCGGCCGTGATTGCACGCCGAGGCGGCAAGCGCGTCATCGCCACCGACCAGGACCCGCGCGCGTTGGCGTGCGCCCGCGAAAACCTGGAACGACTGGGCCTGGACAAACAGGTCGACGTGGTTGACGCCGACCTGTTCCCCGAAGGCCGGGTGTCGCTGGTGGTCTGCAACCCGCCGTGGTTGCCCGCGCGCCCCAGCTCGCCGGTGGAGCAAGCCGTGTACGACCCCGACAGCCGCATGCTGCGCGGCTTTTTGAACGGGCTGCCGGCGCATCTGACGCCCAACGGCGAAGGCTGGCTGATCCTGTCTGACCTGGCCGAGCACCTGGGCCTGCGCACGCGCGAACAGCTGCTTGAAATGATCGCCACGGCCGGCCTGCGCGTCATCGAACGCCTGGACACCCGCCCCACGCACGCCCGCGCCAAAGACCCCAGCGACCCGCTGTACGCCGCGCGCTCAAAGGAAGTCACCTCGCTGTGGAGATTGGGCGCCGCCGCCTGA
- a CDS encoding DUF1345 domain-containing protein, with product MTQPSTTKPRVEEPKDGEQKVRTAQPDEADRGDTDRDNGEPDDAEPGEAEPDHAKPGHAKPNDGHGASVERLPFFHAHRRLMLCGMLFLAVGGGAYAWGRSVSLALLLGFDAAALVFLVLTARVFGKASPASMRVQARQQDVGRFGVLWSSVALSCMVLMALWVELHGESSSGGALDILAAGATIVLSWLYMNMIFALHYAHGYYGHRTGAHKGLDFPGTQEPDYWDFAYFALVLGMTFQVSDVQIVNRRVRRMALMHSVIAFFFNVFIIAISVNVAAGKA from the coding sequence ATGACCCAACCGAGTACGACCAAACCTCGGGTTGAAGAACCAAAGGACGGCGAACAAAAGGTTCGGACGGCGCAGCCCGACGAAGCGGATCGGGGCGATACCGATCGGGACAACGGTGAGCCGGACGACGCAGAGCCGGGCGAAGCCGAGCCCGACCACGCCAAGCCCGGCCACGCCAAGCCGAACGACGGCCACGGCGCCTCAGTTGAGCGCCTTCCCTTTTTTCACGCGCATCGACGCCTGATGTTGTGCGGCATGCTGTTCCTCGCGGTGGGCGGCGGCGCGTACGCGTGGGGGCGTTCAGTCAGCCTGGCGCTGTTGCTGGGCTTCGATGCCGCCGCGCTGGTGTTCCTGGTGCTGACGGCGCGGGTGTTCGGCAAGGCCAGCCCCGCCTCAATGCGCGTGCAGGCCCGGCAGCAGGACGTGGGCCGTTTCGGCGTGCTCTGGAGCAGCGTGGCCTTGTCCTGCATGGTGTTGATGGCGCTGTGGGTCGAACTGCACGGCGAAAGCAGCTCGGGCGGCGCACTGGATATCCTGGCGGCGGGCGCGACCATCGTGCTGTCGTGGCTCTACATGAACATGATTTTTGCGCTGCACTATGCGCATGGCTACTACGGCCATCGGACCGGCGCGCACAAGGGCCTGGATTTTCCCGGCACGCAGGAACCGGACTACTGGGACTTTGCGTATTTTGCGTTGGTGCTGGGCATGACGTTCCAGGTGTCAGACGTGCAGATCGTCAACCGCCGCGTGCGCCGCATGGCGTTGATGCACAGCGTGATCGCGTTCTTCTTCAACGTGTTCATCATCGCAATCAGCGTGAACGTGGCGGCGGGAAAAGCATAG
- a CDS encoding chromate transporter — protein sequence MIHTLIALALIFSQLSVLAFGGGNTILPEMQRQVVDVHGWMTAADFSALFALGQAAPGPNLMVVTLVGWHVAGWWGMLVTTIAKFGPSSLITIVALGLWERFKDRPWRGVIQAGIFPMTVGLVAASAALITEASVHSWLLAAITTVVAVLGSTTRVHPLWLLFGGALVGLLAIG from the coding sequence ATGATCCACACACTGATTGCCCTGGCCCTGATCTTTTCCCAGCTATCGGTGCTGGCGTTCGGCGGCGGCAACACGATCCTGCCCGAGATGCAGCGCCAGGTCGTGGACGTGCACGGCTGGATGACGGCGGCCGACTTTTCGGCGCTGTTCGCGCTGGGGCAGGCCGCGCCGGGGCCGAACCTGATGGTGGTCACGCTGGTGGGCTGGCATGTGGCCGGTTGGTGGGGCATGTTGGTCACCACCATCGCCAAGTTCGGCCCGTCGTCGCTGATCACCATCGTGGCGCTGGGCTTGTGGGAACGCTTCAAGGACCGCCCATGGCGGGGCGTGATCCAGGCGGGTATTTTTCCCATGACGGTGGGGTTGGTCGCGGCCAGTGCGGCGCTGATCACCGAGGCGTCCGTGCACTCGTGGCTGCTGGCCGCGATCACCACCGTCGTGGCGGTACTGGGCAGCACCACGCGCGTTCACCCGCTATGGCTGTTGTTTGGCGGCGCGCTGGTGGGTTTGTTGGCGATCGGTTAG
- a CDS encoding chromate transporter: MNAAALTPDAATRPPPTCGQLFTGFLMLGLTAFGGALPLARRMVVEKHGWLSGPEFTDLLGLCQFLPGGNIINLSVALGMKFRGPRGAFAALMGLILAPSAIVILLGMVYDRFQNDPHIQHLFAGLAAAAAGLLISMAVKIGVPVIKRRDWLAGVVATLCFVAVAVLRIPLLPTMAVLTPLSILLVWRQRR, from the coding sequence ATGAATGCAGCAGCCTTGACCCCCGACGCCGCCACGCGGCCGCCGCCCACTTGCGGGCAATTGTTCACCGGTTTCCTGATGCTTGGCCTGACCGCTTTCGGCGGCGCGTTGCCCCTGGCGCGCCGCATGGTCGTTGAAAAGCACGGCTGGTTGAGCGGCCCCGAATTCACCGACCTGCTGGGGCTGTGCCAGTTTCTGCCCGGCGGCAACATCATCAACCTGTCGGTGGCGCTGGGCATGAAGTTTCGCGGGCCGCGTGGCGCGTTCGCCGCCTTGATGGGGCTGATTCTTGCACCGTCGGCCATCGTCATTTTGCTGGGCATGGTGTACGACCGCTTTCAGAACGATCCGCATATCCAGCACCTGTTCGCCGGCCTGGCTGCGGCGGCGGCGGGGCTGCTGATTTCGATGGCGGTCAAGATCGGCGTGCCGGTCATCAAGCGCCGCGACTGGCTGGCGGGCGTGGTGGCAACGCTGTGCTTCGTGGCCGTGGCGGTGCTGCGCATTCCGCTGTTGCCCACCATGGCGGTGCTGACGCCGTTGAGCATTCTGCTGGTCTGGAGGCAACGTCGATGA
- the murI gene encoding glutamate racemase has protein sequence MSCDSLIGVYDSGVGGLSVLRAIRDALPDESLLYVADSAHVPYGDKTQDFVLQRAYAMADYFVSRQAKAMVVACNTATAAAIAPLRARYPDLIIIGVEPAIKPAAHLTHSGVVGVFATTGTLASPKFATLVQREAPEVRIVLRPCPEWVALVEQGKLSGPEVDAAVRAPVEELRAAGADVLVLGCTHFPFLRDAIQASAGPGVPLLETGAPVARWLKHQLQQRRLLRSGAAGTADPGKTVPDQGGSDQGGSDKGGSDKDRSNQGGSDNDDSDQGTSDKGTLDKGTSDQSRSDRGDPATDHHPHAICQLETTGHAPAVAALADRLWAPGVAVAQTPARWR, from the coding sequence ATGTCTTGTGATTCCCTCATCGGCGTATACGATTCCGGCGTTGGCGGCCTGAGCGTGTTGCGCGCCATTCGTGACGCCCTGCCCGATGAATCCTTGCTGTACGTGGCCGACTCGGCCCACGTGCCGTATGGCGACAAAACCCAGGACTTCGTGTTGCAGCGCGCCTACGCCATGGCGGACTATTTTGTCTCGCGGCAGGCCAAGGCCATGGTCGTGGCATGCAACACCGCCACCGCCGCCGCCATCGCGCCGCTGCGCGCGCGATACCCCGACCTGATCATCATCGGCGTAGAGCCCGCCATCAAGCCGGCCGCGCATCTCACGCATAGCGGCGTGGTCGGCGTGTTCGCCACGACCGGCACGTTGGCCAGCCCCAAGTTCGCCACGCTGGTCCAGCGCGAGGCGCCGGAGGTGCGCATCGTATTGCGGCCCTGCCCCGAATGGGTGGCGCTGGTGGAACAAGGCAAATTGTCAGGCCCCGAGGTGGACGCGGCGGTGCGCGCGCCCGTCGAGGAACTGCGCGCGGCCGGGGCCGACGTGCTGGTGCTGGGCTGCACCCACTTTCCGTTTTTGCGCGACGCAATCCAGGCGTCGGCCGGCCCTGGCGTGCCGTTGCTGGAAACGGGCGCGCCCGTCGCCCGCTGGCTCAAGCACCAGTTGCAGCAACGCCGGCTGTTGCGCTCTGGCGCCGCTGGCACAGCCGACCCGGGCAAGACCGTCCCGGACCAAGGCGGCTCGGACCAAGGCGGATCAGACAAAGGCGGCTCGGACAAAGACCGCTCGAACCAAGGCGGCTCGGACAACGACGACTCGGACCAAGGCACCTCGGACAAAGGCACCTTGGACAAAGGCACCTCGGACCAAAGCCGCTCGGACCGTGGCGACCCCGCCACCGACCACCACCCCCACGCCATCTGCCAACTGGAGACGACCGGCCATGCGCCGGCCGTGGCCGCCCTGGCGGACCGGCTTTGGGCGCCGGGCGTGGCAGTCGCTCAAACTCCCGCGCGCTGGCGGTAG
- a CDS encoding universal stress protein, translating into MKRILIPVDGSPPALHAVQALLAARAYDPVAHVELLTVQIPLKSGKIGRGLAQADIDAYHRDEARAALRASSDLLTKAGVPFDVRIEVGEPADTIIRVAAESDADEIYMGSRGLGSVSSLFMGSIATRVVHLTDLPVTLVK; encoded by the coding sequence ATGAAACGCATCCTGATACCCGTCGACGGCTCGCCGCCCGCGCTGCACGCCGTCCAAGCCTTGCTGGCGGCACGTGCTTACGATCCCGTCGCGCACGTCGAGTTGCTGACGGTGCAGATTCCGCTCAAGTCGGGCAAGATCGGACGCGGTCTGGCGCAAGCCGACATTGATGCGTACCACCGGGATGAAGCCCGCGCCGCGCTTCGGGCCAGCAGCGACCTGCTCACCAAAGCCGGCGTGCCGTTCGACGTGCGCATCGAAGTCGGCGAACCCGCCGACACCATCATCCGCGTGGCGGCGGAATCCGATGCGGACGAAATCTACATGGGCTCGCGCGGCCTGGGCTCGGTATCGTCTCTGTTCATGGGGTCCATCGCCACGCGCGTTGTGCACCTGACGGACCTGCCCGTCACGTTGGTCAAGTAA
- a CDS encoding universal stress protein: protein MLNILVPVDGSDNANRAVLYARQLAEGAASARIHLINVQTPTHGRAGVSRLITQDMIDQFYAREGQEATQDARQLLGATGTDHTSQVLFGHPATEIAGYARDQHCARIVMGTRGHGTLVNILMGSVANQVLQLAEVPVTLVK, encoded by the coding sequence ATGTTGAACATCCTTGTCCCGGTCGACGGCTCCGACAATGCCAACCGCGCAGTGCTCTATGCCCGTCAGTTGGCCGAAGGCGCGGCGTCCGCGCGCATCCACCTGATCAACGTCCAGACACCCACGCATGGCCGCGCCGGCGTGTCGCGCCTGATCACGCAAGACATGATCGACCAGTTCTACGCCCGCGAGGGCCAGGAGGCCACGCAAGATGCGCGGCAGCTGCTGGGCGCGACGGGCACCGACCACACCAGCCAGGTGCTGTTTGGCCACCCCGCCACCGAGATCGCCGGATACGCCCGCGACCAGCACTGCGCTCGCATCGTGATGGGCACTCGCGGTCACGGTACGCTGGTCAACATCCTGATGGGGTCCGTCGCCAACCAGGTGCTGCAACTTGCCGAGGTACCGGTCACGCTGGTGAAGTGA
- a CDS encoding sorbosone dehydrogenase family protein yields the protein MPTPRTARPLAKAGLTIGAMAALATLAACGEIATLPVESGMGPNPTLPAPNSTLIPTVNTAKAVGWSDGAQPVAAAGLAVNAYAGGLDHPRWLYVLPNGDVLVAETNAPPKPEGAGGGIKEWAAGIVMKRAGAKTPSANRITLLRDADHDGVAETRSVLLQNLNSPFGMALVGNQLYVANADAVLRFPYQPGQTQIQAPGVHVTDLPAGINHHWTKNLIANADGSKLYVSVGSNSNVAENGMDIEEGRAAIWEIDVATGTKRLYATGLRNPVGMAWAPDGKTLWTAVNERDELGSDLVPDYMTSVKDGGFYGWPYSYYGQHVDTRVTPPRPDLVARAIVPDYALGPHTASLGLAWSGAARLPAPYAGGMFVGQHGSWNRDPRSGYKVIFVPFENNAPNGPARDVLTGFLNKDGQAQGRPVGVAIDGQGDLLVADDVGNVIWRVSPKP from the coding sequence ATGCCCACCCCGCGTACCGCGCGCCCCCTGGCGAAGGCCGGCCTGACGATCGGCGCGATGGCCGCCCTGGCCACGCTTGCCGCCTGCGGTGAAATCGCCACCCTGCCCGTGGAATCCGGCATGGGTCCGAACCCGACGCTGCCCGCGCCCAACTCCACGCTGATCCCCACCGTCAACACCGCAAAGGCCGTCGGCTGGTCCGACGGCGCACAGCCCGTGGCCGCCGCCGGCCTGGCCGTTAACGCGTACGCCGGCGGCCTGGACCATCCGCGCTGGCTTTACGTACTGCCCAACGGCGATGTGCTGGTCGCGGAAACCAACGCGCCGCCCAAGCCCGAAGGCGCGGGCGGCGGCATCAAGGAATGGGCGGCGGGCATCGTCATGAAGCGCGCCGGCGCCAAGACGCCCAGCGCCAATCGCATCACCCTGCTGCGCGATGCCGACCACGACGGCGTGGCGGAAACGCGCAGCGTGCTGCTGCAAAACCTGAACTCGCCTTTCGGCATGGCGCTGGTCGGCAACCAGCTTTACGTGGCCAACGCCGACGCCGTGCTGCGCTTTCCGTACCAGCCCGGCCAGACGCAGATTCAGGCCCCCGGCGTGCACGTCACCGACCTGCCCGCCGGCATCAACCACCACTGGACCAAGAACCTGATCGCCAACGCGGACGGCAGCAAGCTGTACGTGTCGGTCGGGTCCAACAGCAATGTGGCGGAAAACGGCATGGACATCGAAGAGGGGCGCGCCGCCATCTGGGAAATCGATGTGGCCACCGGCACCAAGCGGCTCTACGCCACGGGCCTGCGCAACCCGGTCGGCATGGCTTGGGCGCCCGACGGCAAGACACTGTGGACGGCCGTGAACGAGCGTGACGAGCTGGGCAGCGACCTGGTTCCCGATTACATGACGTCGGTAAAAGACGGCGGCTTCTACGGATGGCCCTACAGCTATTACGGGCAGCACGTGGACACCCGGGTCACGCCGCCGCGCCCGGACCTGGTGGCGCGCGCCATCGTGCCCGACTATGCGTTGGGTCCGCACACCGCCTCGCTGGGGCTGGCCTGGTCCGGCGCCGCGCGGTTGCCCGCGCCCTACGCCGGCGGCATGTTTGTCGGCCAGCACGGTTCCTGGAATCGCGACCCGCGCAGTGGCTACAAAGTCATCTTCGTACCCTTTGAAAATAACGCGCCCAATGGCCCGGCACGCGATGTGCTGACCGGGTTTCTGAACAAGGACGGCCAGGCGCAGGGGCGCCCGGTAGGGGTCGCCATTGATGGCCAAGGCGACTTGCTGGTGGCCGATGACGTCGGCAACGTGATCTGGCGCGTCAGCCCCAAGCCCTGA
- the azu gene encoding azurin, producing the protein MFKKLCVAAILAAASAPVLAAECSVDIAGNDQMQFDKKEITVSKSCKQFTVNLKHPGNLAKNVMGHNWVLTTSADMQGAVNDGMAAGLDNDYVKKGDARVIAHTKVIGGGQSDSVTFDVSKLAAGTDYTYFCSFPGHFALMKGSLKLVD; encoded by the coding sequence ATGTTCAAGAAACTTTGCGTGGCCGCGATCCTGGCTGCCGCATCCGCCCCGGTCCTGGCTGCCGAATGCTCGGTGGATATCGCCGGCAATGACCAGATGCAGTTCGACAAGAAGGAAATCACGGTCAGCAAAAGCTGCAAGCAGTTCACCGTGAACCTCAAGCACCCGGGCAACCTGGCCAAGAACGTCATGGGCCACAACTGGGTGCTGACCACCTCCGCCGACATGCAGGGCGCCGTCAACGACGGCATGGCCGCCGGCCTGGACAACGACTACGTCAAAAAGGGCGACGCGCGCGTCATCGCGCACACCAAGGTGATCGGCGGCGGGCAGTCCGACTCCGTCACCTTCGATGTCAGCAAGCTGGCCGCCGGCACCGACTACACCTACTTCTGCTCGTTCCCCGGCCACTTCGCGCTGATGAAAGGCAGCCTGAAGCTGGTCGACTGA
- a CDS encoding SDR family oxidoreductase, which produces MSTEKVAIVTAGGSGMGAAAARKLAADGYRVAILSSSGKGESLAGELGGLGVTGSNRSPEDLARLVETTLQKWGRVDAVVNSAGHGPKGPLLSISDEDWHLGMEYYLLNVVRIARLVAPVMKQQQSGAIVNISTYATFEPEALFPTSGVFRAGLAAFTKVFSDEYAEHNVRMNNVLPGFIDSLPEKEDRRARIPMGRYGTAEEVADLIAFLASDASSYITGQNIRIDGGITRSV; this is translated from the coding sequence ATGAGCACGGAAAAAGTAGCGATCGTGACGGCGGGCGGCAGTGGCATGGGCGCTGCGGCGGCGCGCAAATTGGCGGCCGACGGCTACCGCGTCGCGATCTTGTCGTCGTCCGGCAAGGGCGAATCCCTGGCGGGTGAATTGGGCGGGCTGGGCGTGACCGGCTCGAACCGCTCGCCCGAAGACCTGGCCCGGCTGGTGGAAACCACGTTGCAAAAGTGGGGCCGAGTCGATGCGGTGGTCAACAGCGCGGGCCACGGTCCCAAGGGCCCGCTTCTGTCCATCAGCGACGAAGACTGGCACCTGGGCATGGAGTACTACCTGCTGAACGTCGTGCGCATCGCGCGCCTGGTGGCGCCGGTGATGAAGCAGCAACAGTCCGGCGCCATCGTCAATATCTCCACGTACGCCACCTTTGAACCTGAAGCGCTGTTCCCCACCTCCGGCGTGTTCCGCGCCGGCCTGGCCGCCTTCACCAAAGTGTTTTCCGACGAATACGCCGAACACAATGTGCGCATGAACAACGTGCTGCCTGGCTTTATCGACAGCCTGCCCGAAAAGGAAGACCGCCGCGCGCGCATCCCCATGGGCCGATACGGCACCGCCGAAGAAGTGGCGGACCTGATCGCCTTCCTGGCGTCCGACGCGTCGTCCTACATCACCGGCCAGAACATCCGTATCGACGGCGGCATCACGCGCTCGGTCTGA
- a CDS encoding DUF1800 family protein translates to MTVTPGQASRFLAQATFGPTPALIDAVVRDGYAAWLDAQLAMPPSQTHFDWLLQQKKNTEAFKGNGINAPLESTLWRKFISAEDQVRTRMAFALSEIFVVGVQSITASWPLFGAAGFMDLLAEHALGSYQALLTAVTKNLSMGCMLTYRGNRKEDPKTGRHPDENYAREVMQLFSIGLLELEPDGTVRKVNGAPVETYTNADVQGLARVFTGWDINGPETDVQFHRRPMALNNAQHSMAEKRFLGTVIPAGTDGHLSLKRAMDVICAHPNVGPFIGMQLIQRLVTSNPSPAYVRRVSAVFDDDGSGARGNLKAVLRAILLDPEARNPDLANPGWGKVREPILRFSGWARAFGATSTNGAWAMPDTTDNTIRLAQSPMRSATVFNFFRPRYTPPVTELARRHLVAPELQITDETSIAGYLNFLAVYADRGWEDLQTSYAPEIALARDPDALVARVVLLLAGDAFSATTASAIAQAVATLPAHRPRDRVRAAIMLVAASPEYLVQK, encoded by the coding sequence ATGACAGTTACCCCCGGCCAGGCCTCGCGCTTTCTGGCGCAGGCCACGTTCGGGCCCACCCCCGCCCTGATCGACGCCGTGGTGCGCGACGGCTACGCTGCGTGGCTGGACGCGCAGTTGGCGATGCCGCCATCCCAAACGCATTTCGACTGGCTGCTACAGCAGAAGAAAAACACCGAGGCATTCAAGGGCAACGGCATCAACGCGCCGCTGGAATCCACGCTGTGGCGCAAGTTCATCAGCGCCGAAGACCAGGTGCGCACGCGCATGGCCTTCGCGTTGTCGGAAATATTCGTGGTGGGCGTGCAGTCCATCACCGCCTCGTGGCCGCTGTTCGGCGCGGCCGGCTTCATGGACCTGCTGGCCGAGCACGCGCTGGGCAGCTACCAGGCGCTGCTGACCGCCGTGACCAAGAACCTGTCGATGGGCTGCATGCTGACCTATCGCGGCAACCGCAAGGAAGACCCCAAGACCGGCCGCCATCCCGACGAGAACTACGCGCGCGAGGTCATGCAGCTGTTCAGCATCGGGCTGCTGGAACTGGAGCCCGATGGTACCGTCAGGAAGGTCAACGGCGCGCCGGTCGAAACCTATACCAACGCCGATGTGCAGGGGCTGGCGCGCGTGTTCACCGGCTGGGACATCAACGGCCCCGAGACCGACGTGCAATTTCATCGCCGCCCCATGGCGCTGAACAACGCGCAGCACTCCATGGCGGAAAAGCGCTTCCTGGGCACGGTGATTCCCGCGGGCACCGATGGGCATCTGTCGCTCAAGCGCGCCATGGACGTCATTTGCGCGCATCCGAACGTGGGCCCTTTCATCGGCATGCAACTGATACAGCGGCTGGTCACCAGCAACCCCAGCCCGGCGTATGTGCGGCGCGTATCGGCCGTGTTTGACGACGACGGCAGCGGCGCGCGCGGCAACCTCAAGGCGGTGCTGCGCGCCATCTTGCTGGACCCGGAGGCGCGCAACCCCGATCTGGCGAACCCCGGCTGGGGCAAGGTGCGCGAACCCATCCTGCGCTTTTCGGGATGGGCGCGCGCGTTCGGCGCCACGTCGACCAATGGCGCGTGGGCGATGCCGGACACCACCGACAACACGATACGGCTGGCGCAAAGCCCGATGCGGTCGGCCACTGTGTTCAACTTTTTTCGGCCGCGCTATACGCCACCCGTCACCGAGTTGGCCCGTCGGCATCTGGTCGCGCCCGAACTACAGATCACGGATGAGACCAGCATTGCCGGCTACCTGAATTTTCTGGCGGTCTACGCCGATCGCGGCTGGGAAGATTTGCAGACATCGTATGCGCCCGAAATTGCCTTGGCGCGCGACCCCGACGCGCTGGTGGCGCGCGTGGTGCTGTTGCTGGCGGGCGATGCCTTCAGCGCAACAACCGCCAGCGCCATCGCGCAAGCGGTGGCTACCCTGCCCGCCCACCGGCCGCGCGACCGCGTGCGCGCCGCGATCATGCTGGTGGCCGCCAGCCCCGAATACCTGGTGCAAAAATGA
- a CDS encoding DUF1501 domain-containing protein translates to MKRSHDADRRAFLLRACALGATGAAAPLALNLAALGAAAAQSLPEPSASGSGSPSSYKALVCVFLYGGNDPYNTIVPFDSPAYRAYAAARGDIALPRDALQATVLRGKAPAAGGAQFALAPALAPLAPLYESGRLAVLLNVGPLVAPTTKAEYISARVPLPPKLFSHNDQQAYWQALAPEGASSGWGGRLTDLFASANAQRTFTGITAGGSTVLLAGRKVAGYRVGINGSTSIDLLHRDMYGSSACTALLRQLITQPREHLMERELSRIAAQSIDADTQLRAALADVAVPGDFASPLAQQLKIVARIIGARQALGARRQVFFVSQNGYDNHTGLNDTHPALLRELGQAMATFQQALASMGVAESVTTFTASEFGRTLGSNGNGSDHGWGAHHLVMGGAVNGGRFYGTHPEIALDGPGFVDNGRLLPTLAVDQLGASLGAWFGAGRDDLGLVFPNLKNFDADRLMLMQA, encoded by the coding sequence ATGAAACGAAGCCACGACGCCGACCGCCGCGCCTTCCTGCTTCGCGCCTGCGCGCTGGGGGCGACGGGTGCGGCCGCGCCGCTGGCGCTGAACCTGGCGGCCCTGGGTGCCGCGGCCGCGCAATCCCTGCCGGAGCCATCGGCATCGGGGTCGGGGTCGCCATCTTCCTACAAGGCGCTGGTATGCGTCTTCCTGTATGGCGGCAACGACCCCTACAACACGATCGTTCCCTTTGACTCGCCCGCCTATCGCGCCTACGCCGCCGCGCGCGGCGACATCGCCCTGCCACGCGACGCGTTGCAAGCCACCGTCTTGCGCGGCAAGGCACCCGCCGCAGGCGGTGCGCAATTTGCGCTGGCGCCCGCGCTGGCCCCCTTGGCCCCGCTGTACGAAAGCGGACGCCTGGCCGTGTTACTGAACGTGGGGCCGCTGGTGGCGCCCACGACCAAGGCCGAATACATCAGCGCGCGCGTGCCCTTGCCGCCCAAGCTGTTTTCGCATAACGACCAGCAGGCCTACTGGCAGGCCCTCGCGCCCGAGGGGGCATCGTCGGGCTGGGGCGGCCGGCTGACCGACCTGTTTGCTAGCGCCAACGCCCAGCGCACGTTCACCGGCATCACGGCGGGCGGCAGCACGGTGCTGTTGGCCGGGCGCAAGGTCGCGGGCTATCGGGTCGGCATCAACGGGTCCACGTCCATTGATCTGCTGCACCGCGATATGTACGGGTCCAGCGCGTGCACGGCGCTGCTGCGCCAACTGATCACGCAGCCGCGCGAGCATCTGATGGAACGCGAGCTATCGCGCATCGCCGCGCAGTCCATCGATGCCGACACGCAGCTGCGCGCGGCGTTGGCCGACGTCGCGGTGCCGGGTGATTTCGCGTCGCCGCTGGCGCAGCAATTGAAGATCGTGGCGCGCATCATCGGCGCGAGGCAGGCGCTGGGCGCGCGGCGCCAGGTGTTCTTTGTGTCGCAGAACGGCTATGACAATCACACCGGCTTGAATGACACCCACCCCGCGCTGTTGCGCGAGCTGGGCCAGGCCATGGCCACGTTCCAGCAGGCCTTGGCGTCGATGGGCGTGGCCGAAAGCGTCACCACTTTCACGGCGTCGGAGTTTGGCCGCACACTGGGGTCCAACGGCAATGGTTCCGACCACGGCTGGGGCGCGCATCATCTGGTCATGGGCGGGGCGGTCAATGGCGGGCGCTTTTACGGTACGCACCCCGAGATCGCCCTGGACGGCCCCGGCTTTGTGGACAACGGCCGCTTGCTGCCCACGTTGGCGGTGGACCAACTGGGCGCCTCGCTGGGCGCATGGTTTGGCGCCGGCCGCGACGACCTGGGTCTGGTGTTCCCGAACTTGAAGAACTTCGACGCGGACCGGCTGATGCTGATGCAGGCGTAA